A stretch of DNA from Rhodococcus sp. NBC_00297:
GCGCGCAGCGCGATCGGCTGCAGTTCGCGACCGCCGTCGGTCGTGTACATCGCCACGCCGACCGTGACGTCGCCGGACGAGTCGCCGACACGGATCAGCACCTGGCTGACGCGCGCGACCCGCACGAGGACCTCGACCTTCGTCGCGTCCGACAGGTTGACCCGTCGCACGCGGAACGACCCGCGCCGGCTCACCACACCGTGATCGATCCACACGCGTCTGCGGCCGCCCGACACGACGGCGAACCCTGCCGTGGCGACGAGCGCAGCTCCCAGAGCGACACCGACGTACGGCGAGATCAACAGTCCGGCGACGACACCGAGCACGGCACCGACCACGGCGAACACCGCACCGGCGACGCGGAGCCGCGGAACGATGAGCTCCGGCGGCACCAGATCGAGCGCCACCAGCCCTCTGTCGGCCATGGTCAGCTCACTGGCGACAGCGTGGCACACACGCGAGCGGTGGCCTCGGACAACGGGATCGACGACTGCTCGCCGGTCGCCAGGTCCTTCAGGCCGATCTCTCCGGCCTCGAGATCGCGATCACCGAGCACCAGCGCGAGGCGGGCACCGGAACGGTCGGCACCCTTCATGGCGCCCTTCATTCCGCGGTCGCCGTAGGAGAGGTCCACGCGGACGCCGGCGGCCCGAAGTTCCCGGGCGATCACCGCGAGACGCAGCTTGGCCTCCGGACCCATGGGCACGCCGTACACCTCGCACCGGGCCGTCGACGCGGGCGCGACGCCCTCGGCCGCGAGAGCGAGCACCGTGCGGTCCACGCCGAGACCGAAACCGATGCCCGACAGGGGCTGCCCGCCGAGCTGCGCCATGAGGCCGTCGTACCGTCCACCGCCGCCGATGCCGGACTGCGCACCGAGACCGTCGTGGACGAACTCGAAGGTGGTCTTCGTGTAGTAGTCGAGACCGCGCACCATGCGCGGATTGACCACGTACGGCACGCCCATCGCGTCGAGATGGGCACGCACGGTGTCGAAGTGGACGCGAGCCGACTCCGACAGGTGGTCCATCATCAACGGTGCGTCGGCCGTCATCTCACGGACGTGCGGTCGCTTGTCGTCCAGGACGCGGAGCGGATTGATCTCGGCGCGGCGACGCGTGTCCTCGTCCAGCTCGAGACCGAACAGGAAGTCCTGCAACAGCTCCCGGTACTGCGGGCGGCAGGTCTCGTCGCCGAGCGAGGTGAGCTCGAGCCGGAAACCGGTGAGACCGACGCTCCGGAAGCCACTGTCGGCCACGGCGATGACCTCGGCGTCGAGCGCAGGATCGTCGACCCCGATGGCCTCGACGCCGACCTGCTGCAGCTGCCGGTACCGACCGGCCTGGGGGCGCTCGTAGCGGAAGAACGGGCCGGAGTAGCTGACCTTCACCGGGAGCGCTCCGCGGTCGAGACTGTGCTCGATGACCGCGCGCATCACGCCGGCGGTGCCCTCGGGTCGCAGCGTGACACTGCGGTCACCCTTGTCGGCGAAGGTGTACATCTCCTTGCTCACCACGTCGGTGGACTCACCCACGCCGCGTGCGAACAGCGCCGTGTCCTCGAAGATGGGGAGCTCGATGTGGCCGTAGCCCGCGGCCCGGGCAGCGGCGGTGAGACCGTCGCGCACGGCCACGAAGGTCGCGGAGTCGGGTGGCAGGTAGTCCGGGACGCCCTTGGGGGCGGCGAACGGCTGGATGCGCTGTGTGTCGCCGGTCATCGCACACCACCGAGTCCCACGAGGAACGGGTTGCTGCCGCGTTCCGCGCCGATGGTGGTGGACTCGCCGTGTCCGGGCAACACGGCGGTCTCGTCGTCGAGGCACAGCAGGTGCTCGGCGATCGAGGCGAGCAACTGCTCGTGATCGCCGCCGGGCAGATCGGAGCGGCCGATCGATCCCGCGAAGAGCGTGTCCCCCGAGAAGATCACCTGCTGCTCGCCCCCGTCGAGACGGAAGACGACGGAGCCACGGGTGTGACCGGGCGTGTGCGCGACGGTGACACCGAGTCCGGCCACGTCGAGAACGTCGCCGTGCGCCAGTTCCACCACCGTCGCGGGCTCCTCGAAGGTGGAGTGCGCGATCAGCGGCGCCAGGACCGGGCCGATACCGGACGCCGGATCGGTGAGCATGTGGCGGTCGTCGGGATGGACGTACAGGGGAATGTCGAAGCGCGCGCACACCGGCGTCGCGTCCCACATGTGATCGAGGTGGCCGTGCGTGAGGAGCACTGCGATGGGCGTCAGGCCCGCGTCGTCGAGGAACGAGTAGAGCGGCGCCGCGGCGTCCTGGCCGGGATCGACGACGATGCAGTCCGTCCCCTCGTCCCGACTGACGACGTAGCAGTTCGTCTGGAACATGCCGGCGGGGAATCCGGTGACACGCACAGTGAAGGACTCCTCATGCTTTGCGGTGCAGCGATCCGCGATCGGACGAATGCCACCAGCGTAGGCGGTGCGACCGGGCGCCCCGGAACGTGGGGCAGGCACCTCGGCCGTCCACCGGGTCAGGTGCCTCTCAGGGAAGCCTGGCACACTTCTGCTGCTCACCCGCTCCAGCGAGAAGAGGAACGCCAACCGTGCCGACGAACGAACAACGACGTGACGCTGCCAAGCGCAAGCTCGAACGCCAGCTCGAGAACCGTGCCGCTCGGGCGCGACGACGCAAGCAGGCGACCATCGCCGCCGCCGTCATCGGACTGGTCGTCGTCATCGGCGGCGTCGCTGTCGCCATCGGTGTGACACGCGGCGACGACGACACCGCCGTCGAGGCCTCCGACTCCCCCACCAGCGAGAACGCGACTCCGGAGGGCATGCTGCCCGCCGGCCGCTCGGAACCGCTGCCCGAGACCGTGAGCTGCTCCTACCCTGCGGGCGGCACTGCCGCGAAGCCGGCGAACGCTCCGCAGACCGAGAACGTGCCCACCACGGACGACAACGTCAGCGTCAGCATGGACACCTCGCAGGGTCCGATCGGCCTGTCGCTGGACGCCACGAAGGCGCCGTGCACCGTGAACAGCTT
This window harbors:
- a CDS encoding MBL fold metallo-hydrolase, producing MRVTGFPAGMFQTNCYVVSRDEGTDCIVVDPGQDAAAPLYSFLDDAGLTPIAVLLTHGHLDHMWDATPVCARFDIPLYVHPDDRHMLTDPASGIGPVLAPLIAHSTFEEPATVVELAHGDVLDVAGLGVTVAHTPGHTRGSVVFRLDGGEQQVIFSGDTLFAGSIGRSDLPGGDHEQLLASIAEHLLCLDDETAVLPGHGESTTIGAERGSNPFLVGLGGVR
- a CDS encoding peptidylprolyl isomerase, with amino-acid sequence MPTNEQRRDAAKRKLERQLENRAARARRRKQATIAAAVIGLVVVIGGVAVAIGVTRGDDDTAVEASDSPTSENATPEGMLPAGRSEPLPETVSCSYPAGGTAAKPANAPQTENVPTTDDNVSVSMDTSQGPIGLSLDATKAPCTVNSFASLAGQNYYDATPCHRLTTADSLKVLQCGDPTGAGTGGPGYQYANEFPTDQYADDPAALQSPVLYPRGTIAMANAGADTNGSQFFLVFGDSQLPPNYTVFGTIDETGLATLDKIAAAGVEGGAQDGAPALATTLNTVRLDLA
- the hisS gene encoding histidine--tRNA ligase, with protein sequence MTGDTQRIQPFAAPKGVPDYLPPDSATFVAVRDGLTAAARAAGYGHIELPIFEDTALFARGVGESTDVVSKEMYTFADKGDRSVTLRPEGTAGVMRAVIEHSLDRGALPVKVSYSGPFFRYERPQAGRYRQLQQVGVEAIGVDDPALDAEVIAVADSGFRSVGLTGFRLELTSLGDETCRPQYRELLQDFLFGLELDEDTRRRAEINPLRVLDDKRPHVREMTADAPLMMDHLSESARVHFDTVRAHLDAMGVPYVVNPRMVRGLDYYTKTTFEFVHDGLGAQSGIGGGGRYDGLMAQLGGQPLSGIGFGLGVDRTVLALAAEGVAPASTARCEVYGVPMGPEAKLRLAVIARELRAAGVRVDLSYGDRGMKGAMKGADRSGARLALVLGDRDLEAGEIGLKDLATGEQSSIPLSEATARVCATLSPVS